From one Methanocalculus alkaliphilus genomic stretch:
- a CDS encoding 50S ribosomal protein L16: MVRKPAKMYRSISKKAYTRRKYMGGVPGLKIVQFDMGNLREEFPVALHLEVEEACQIRHTALEAARVNMNRRLMKEVGRSNFHLKLRVYPHHVLRENKQATGAGADRVSEGMRLAFGKAVGTAARVQEKQRVFTIWTSPQYVDRAKYALLHGGHKLPTPVRVVIDN; this comes from the coding sequence ATGGTACGAAAGCCAGCAAAGATGTACAGGTCGATCTCAAAGAAGGCATATACGCGAAGGAAATATATGGGTGGTGTCCCAGGTCTCAAGATCGTCCAGTTCGATATGGGCAATCTCAGAGAGGAATTTCCTGTTGCCCTCCACCTTGAGGTGGAGGAGGCATGCCAGATCCGGCACACCGCACTTGAGGCGGCCCGTGTCAACATGAACCGCCGTCTGATGAAAGAAGTGGGAAGGAGCAACTTCCACCTCAAGCTCCGCGTCTATCCGCACCATGTTCTCAGGGAGAACAAGCAGGCGACAGGTGCTGGTGCAGACCGTGTCTCGGAAGGAATGCGGCTTGCTTTTGGAAAAGCTGTTGGAACAGCCGCCCGTGTCCAGGAGAAGCAGCGTGTCTTCACCATCTGGACGTCCCCACAGTACGTGGACAGGGCAAAGTACGCCCTTCTGCACGGCGGACACAAACTCCCCACCCCTGTCAGGGTGGTTATTGACAACTAA
- a CDS encoding fumarate hydratase has product MDAHGVEALRKAVMDATLACIHDAEVFLPPDVKEAIDASYAAETDPVARGELANIRANIETAERLNLPLCQDTGIAVIYVTVPDSFTLSRTDISSAIREAVRLATDAVPLRPNAVDPLTRENSGDNTGVSIPTIHFSEGSELSITVLPKGAGSENVSRIGMLLPSEAGSVVSFVVETVLLAGGRPCPPVVVGVGIGGTFDLAATLAKEALLLPIGTMDDFESEICEAINNLGIGPMGLGGDTTALAVKVQKAHCHTASLPVAVNIQCWACRRATRVVTV; this is encoded by the coding sequence ATGGATGCCCATGGTGTGGAAGCGCTCAGAAAGGCAGTAATGGATGCAACTCTTGCCTGTATCCATGATGCCGAGGTCTTTCTGCCACCTGATGTGAAGGAGGCGATTGATGCATCGTATGCGGCAGAGACTGATCCGGTCGCCCGCGGAGAGCTTGCGAATATTCGTGCAAATATCGAAACTGCTGAGAGATTGAACCTTCCTCTCTGCCAGGATACGGGGATCGCCGTCATCTATGTCACTGTTCCGGACAGCTTCACATTATCGAGGACAGATATCTCTTCCGCCATCAGGGAAGCGGTTCGTCTGGCTACCGATGCGGTTCCGCTCCGTCCAAACGCAGTCGATCCGCTGACACGGGAGAATAGTGGCGACAACACCGGAGTTTCGATCCCGACGATTCATTTCAGTGAAGGATCTGAACTATCCATCACCGTCCTTCCAAAAGGGGCAGGCTCGGAAAATGTATCCCGAATCGGAATGCTTCTTCCCTCTGAGGCGGGCAGCGTCGTATCATTTGTTGTTGAGACGGTCCTCCTTGCTGGTGGAAGGCCCTGCCCGCCGGTTGTCGTTGGTGTCGGCATCGGCGGAACCTTTGATCTTGCCGCAACGCTTGCCAAGGAGGCGCTTCTCCTCCCAATCGGAACGATGGATGATTTTGAGTCGGAGATCTGTGAAGCCATCAACAATCTTGGTATCGGCCCGATGGGGCTTGGAGGGGATACGACTGCACTGGCGGTGAAGGTACAGAAGGCTCACTGCCATACAGCCTCTCTCCCGGTTGCGGTGAATATTCAGTGCTGGGCCTGCCGGAGGGCAACACGGGTGGTGACCGTATGA
- a CDS encoding FumA C-terminus/TtdB family hydratase beta subunit, translating to MNIRTPLGTEVLSLRAGDRVLLSGLIYTARDEAHLKMMEAGIPFDPEGAAIYHCGPVIQGEQIIAAGPTTSARMNHLTGFLLDSGVRCLIGKGGMDSGVREALRGRAVYLAFTGGCAALAASHMKLQGVHYPDLGMAEAVWIIEVTDLPLVVGIDSHGGDLFSKINDRAGMRFEEWKKSSRLQG from the coding sequence ATGAATATCAGGACACCGCTTGGGACCGAGGTCCTCTCACTTCGTGCGGGAGATCGGGTCCTTCTCTCCGGACTCATCTATACAGCACGGGATGAGGCCCATCTGAAAATGATGGAAGCTGGTATTCCCTTTGATCCAGAAGGTGCAGCAATCTATCATTGCGGTCCGGTGATACAGGGGGAGCAGATCATCGCAGCAGGACCGACGACATCCGCACGCATGAACCATCTCACCGGATTCCTTCTTGATTCCGGTGTCCGGTGCCTCATCGGGAAAGGCGGAATGGATAGTGGTGTCCGCGAGGCTCTTCGGGGCCGTGCCGTGTATCTTGCATTCACCGGTGGGTGCGCTGCACTTGCCGCATCCCACATGAAGCTTCAGGGGGTACACTATCCGGACCTCGGCATGGCCGAGGCGGTCTGGATCATCGAGGTGACCGACCTTCCGCTCGTTGTTGGTATTGATTCGCATGGTGGTGATCTCTTCTCAAAGATTAACGATCGGGCGGGTATGCGTTTTGAAGAATGGAAGAAGAGTTCCCGGCTACAGGGATGA
- a CDS encoding 4Fe-4S dicluster domain-containing protein: protein MKLVIDDVRCKGCNLCVMVCPYHIFQEGQRPNRRGVFVPDLDRPERCTNCRLSQLYKRRLCGVCQTICPDQAIKWVPEAKYEPHKVVIEY, encoded by the coding sequence ATGAAACTGGTCATCGATGATGTACGATGTAAAGGGTGTAACCTCTGCGTGATGGTCTGCCCGTATCATATTTTTCAGGAGGGTCAGCGGCCGAACCGGCGGGGTGTTTTTGTCCCCGATCTCGATCGCCCTGAGCGATGTACGAACTGCCGTCTCTCTCAACTGTACAAACGTCGTCTCTGTGGTGTATGCCAGACGATCTGCCCCGATCAGGCGATCAAATGGGTTCCGGAGGCAAAATATGAACCTCACAAGGTGGTGATTGAGTATTGA
- a CDS encoding 2-oxoacid:acceptor oxidoreductase subunit alpha: MTRVDFMQGNIASAEGAIAAGCRFFAGYPITPSSEVAEQMARRLPKVGGKFIQMEDEIAGIAATIGGAWTGVRSMTATSGPGFSLMMENIGYAAFTETPCVVVNIQRGGPSTGQPTLAAQGDMLQCRFGSHGDYSTIALAPSSVQEMFDLTVKAFNLADRFRTPTFLMADEIIGHLRERVEFPDTVECIPPRPIREGKLPFEPEEDLVPGFTPFGHGHRVHVTGLTHNEKGYPASTDPDLHEKLVMRLIEKVERARHEIADYDIQNPDAEVVFISYGVPTRSVRQALLDAPEGLYGHLNLRTVWPFPENLLKKFPNARVFLVPELNMGQMAREIVRHCDQPVISLPRLGGELHTPRYLLDRAEEYR, translated from the coding sequence TTGACACGTGTTGATTTCATGCAAGGGAACATCGCATCTGCAGAAGGTGCAATCGCGGCAGGATGTCGCTTCTTCGCCGGATATCCCATCACACCGTCATCTGAAGTGGCCGAACAGATGGCACGGCGCCTGCCGAAGGTCGGTGGGAAGTTCATCCAGATGGAGGATGAGATCGCGGGTATTGCGGCAACCATCGGTGGTGCCTGGACCGGTGTCCGGTCGATGACAGCGACGAGCGGCCCGGGCTTTTCACTGATGATGGAGAATATCGGATATGCCGCCTTCACCGAGACCCCCTGTGTCGTCGTGAACATCCAGCGTGGTGGCCCGTCGACCGGACAACCGACACTGGCTGCGCAGGGCGATATGCTTCAGTGCCGGTTCGGCTCACATGGTGATTACAGCACCATTGCCCTTGCACCATCGAGTGTTCAGGAGATGTTTGACCTCACCGTCAAGGCATTTAACCTCGCAGATCGCTTCCGTACCCCGACCTTCCTGATGGCAGACGAGATCATCGGCCATCTTCGGGAGCGGGTTGAGTTTCCCGATACCGTCGAGTGCATCCCCCCACGACCGATCCGTGAGGGCAAGCTTCCGTTCGAACCTGAGGAGGATCTCGTGCCTGGTTTCACGCCGTTTGGCCATGGCCACCGGGTCCATGTCACCGGTCTGACACATAACGAAAAAGGATACCCGGCATCGACTGACCCGGATCTCCATGAGAAACTGGTTATGCGGCTTATCGAGAAGGTGGAACGCGCCCGCCATGAGATTGCAGACTATGATATCCAGAACCCTGATGCCGAGGTGGTCTTCATCTCTTACGGTGTTCCGACCCGCTCTGTTCGCCAGGCGCTCCTGGATGCCCCTGAGGGTCTCTATGGTCATCTGAATCTCCGGACAGTCTGGCCGTTCCCTGAGAACCTGTTGAAGAAGTTTCCGAATGCCCGTGTCTTCCTTGTCCCTGAACTGAATATGGGGCAGATGGCACGTGAGATAGTACGCCACTGTGATCAGCCGGTCATCTCTCTCCCCCGACTTGGTGGCGAACTTCATACACCACGCTATCTGCTTGATCGAGCGGAGGAGTACCGATGA
- a CDS encoding thiamine pyrophosphate-dependent enzyme, whose protein sequence is MTVEDWFRHDRLPHIFCAGCGNGSIINSTLEAVDSLDWKVDETVFVSGIGCSSRAPGYIVTDSLHTTHGRALAFATGVKMANHDLNVVVFTGDGDLSAIGGNHFIHACRRNIDITVICMNNQIYGMTGGQGSPCTPTGALSTTTPYGMDEAAFDLCELATAAGANFVSRWTSYHVRELTRAIRYGLQKPGLSFIEVMVQCPTNYGRRNRLRDVEAMISVMRDNAILKEKYDRLVTERKPIPEGSFVVGTLTDRNLPALGVRR, encoded by the coding sequence ATGACCGTTGAGGACTGGTTCAGGCATGATCGCCTCCCGCACATCTTCTGTGCAGGCTGTGGGAATGGCTCGATAATCAACAGCACCCTTGAAGCGGTCGACTCGCTCGACTGGAAGGTTGATGAGACGGTCTTCGTCTCAGGGATCGGCTGCTCATCCAGGGCACCGGGCTATATCGTGACCGATTCACTCCATACGACACATGGCCGGGCCCTTGCATTTGCAACAGGTGTGAAGATGGCCAATCATGATCTGAACGTTGTTGTCTTCACCGGTGATGGTGATCTCTCGGCAATCGGCGGGAACCACTTCATTCATGCCTGCCGGAGAAATATTGATATCACCGTCATCTGTATGAACAATCAGATCTACGGGATGACTGGTGGTCAGGGCAGCCCGTGTACACCAACAGGCGCCCTCTCAACAACGACACCGTACGGAATGGATGAAGCCGCGTTTGATCTCTGTGAACTCGCCACAGCAGCCGGGGCGAACTTCGTCTCCCGCTGGACCTCGTACCATGTCCGGGAACTGACACGGGCCATCAGATACGGTCTTCAGAAGCCGGGCCTCTCCTTCATCGAGGTGATGGTCCAATGCCCCACCAACTATGGCAGAAGAAACCGGCTCCGTGATGTTGAGGCGATGATATCGGTGATGCGGGATAATGCCATCCTCAAAGAGAAGTATGATCGCCTCGTTACAGAAAGAAAACCGATCCCTGAAGGGAGCTTTGTCGTGGGAACGCTGACGGATCGGAACCTCCCGGCCCTGGGGGTGAGACGATGA
- a CDS encoding 2-oxoacid:acceptor oxidoreductase family protein produces MKHEVKFTGFGGQGIVLSAVVVGRAATMYDGKHAIQSQSYGPEARGGTSSSTVIISDEPIQYPKVLEPTIYVIMSEAGFLKFGAHASSEAVMILDSGMVQSRPAFPCVEIPATIKSKEILGKPIFANIIMLGALVAATGVVSEEAMQKAVLDTVPKGTEDLNIKALRLGIELASGGGNHEAA; encoded by the coding sequence ATGAAACATGAAGTGAAGTTTACTGGCTTTGGGGGGCAGGGAATTGTCCTCTCTGCCGTTGTCGTTGGTCGTGCTGCGACGATGTACGATGGAAAACATGCAATTCAGTCACAGAGCTATGGTCCTGAAGCCCGGGGTGGGACATCTTCAAGCACGGTGATCATCAGTGATGAGCCGATCCAGTATCCGAAGGTTCTTGAACCGACGATCTATGTCATCATGTCAGAGGCAGGCTTTCTGAAGTTTGGGGCTCATGCATCATCCGAAGCTGTGATGATCCTCGATTCGGGAATGGTTCAGTCAAGGCCTGCATTTCCGTGTGTTGAGATCCCAGCCACCATCAAGTCAAAGGAGATTCTGGGTAAACCGATATTCGCCAACATCATCATGCTTGGAGCACTCGTTGCGGCAACCGGTGTCGTCTCAGAGGAGGCGATGCAGAAGGCGGTGCTTGATACCGTTCCAAAGGGAACCGAGGATCTCAATATAAAGGCACTTCGCCTTGGAATTGAGCTGGCATCAGGTGGAGGTAACCATGAAGCTGCTTGA
- a CDS encoding succinate--CoA ligase subunit beta, whose amino-acid sequence MKLLEYEAKEVFSHYGIPIPVGILIRSPEEAEEACRSVGGSVALKAQVDVGGRGKAGGILMATTDDAVSVATDLFGKEIKGIPVREVLVEERLTIEKEYFISIAIDRSSRSPIILFAEAGGVEIETTAGEQPGAVRTAHVSPLFTEVPGFILRYLTKGCEKEIATVISSLYRAFREKDALLAEINPLAITGSGVIAADAKLIIDDNALTRQGITENRDLTEREAKAEQYGFSYVELDGAIGVIGNGAGLTMSTLDLIAHHQGSAANFLDVGGGAGSERVMQAVQLVASVPSVRVIIVNLLGGITRCDEVARGILAAGVSQKVIVRLAGTNETEGRALLEGAGYMMLDTMEDAVRAAVLEVSA is encoded by the coding sequence ATGAAGCTGCTTGAATATGAGGCAAAAGAAGTCTTTTCACACTATGGCATACCAATACCCGTCGGTATCCTGATTCGCTCTCCGGAAGAGGCAGAGGAAGCCTGCCGCTCTGTTGGCGGTTCAGTCGCACTGAAGGCGCAGGTTGATGTCGGAGGAAGGGGGAAAGCCGGCGGTATTCTGATGGCAACAACAGATGATGCCGTTTCGGTTGCCACCGATCTCTTTGGAAAGGAGATTAAGGGAATCCCGGTCAGGGAGGTCCTTGTCGAGGAGCGCCTGACAATCGAGAAAGAATACTTCATCTCAATTGCTATCGATCGGAGCAGCCGATCTCCGATCATCCTCTTTGCAGAAGCAGGGGGGGTCGAGATCGAGACAACTGCCGGTGAACAACCCGGCGCTGTTCGGACGGCCCATGTCTCTCCCCTCTTCACAGAGGTTCCCGGTTTCATCCTGAGATATCTGACAAAAGGATGTGAGAAGGAGATAGCAACTGTTATATCTTCATTATACCGGGCGTTTCGTGAGAAAGACGCTCTTCTTGCAGAGATAAATCCCCTTGCCATCACCGGATCGGGTGTCATCGCAGCTGATGCCAAACTGATCATTGATGATAACGCACTGACGCGTCAGGGGATTACAGAAAATCGTGATCTGACCGAGCGGGAGGCGAAGGCTGAGCAGTATGGCTTCTCATACGTTGAACTTGACGGCGCGATCGGTGTCATCGGCAACGGTGCCGGCCTGACGATGTCAACCCTTGACCTGATTGCCCATCATCAGGGATCCGCTGCCAACTTCCTTGATGTGGGCGGTGGTGCAGGGTCAGAGCGGGTGATGCAGGCAGTTCAGCTTGTGGCATCTGTTCCTTCCGTCAGGGTCATCATTGTCAATCTTCTTGGCGGCATCACGCGGTGTGATGAGGTTGCCCGCGGCATCCTTGCTGCCGGTGTCTCCCAGAAAGTGATTGTACGGCTTGCCGGAACGAATGAGACGGAAGGGCGTGCTCTCCTCGAAGGAGCAGGATATATGATGCTTGATACGATGGAAGATGCCGTTCGTGCAGCGGTTTTGGAGGTATCAGCATGA
- the sucD gene encoding succinate--CoA ligase subunit alpha gives MIYGDKHTRVLVQGATGNQGAFHIDLMNRYAREVGGAGVVAGVTPGKGGREVHGLPVYDTVREAVALHDTTASVIFVPAGAAADSIMEAADAGISTIVAITEHIPVHDVMRAVAYARSCGSAVIGPNCPGLLSPGECKLGIMPAPLFRRGPVGVISRSGTLTYEVVDELSRAGIGQSTVVGIGGDPVIGETFVDCIERFSADPETKAAILIGEVGGALEIEGAEAALSLGLPLVAYIAGVSAPKEKRMGHAGAIIEGGEGDAASKIRRLESMGIPVAHRPSELPGCISDLL, from the coding sequence ATGATCTATGGTGATAAGCATACCCGGGTTCTCGTTCAGGGTGCAACCGGAAACCAGGGCGCGTTCCATATCGATCTCATGAACCGGTATGCCCGTGAGGTTGGTGGTGCGGGTGTCGTTGCCGGAGTGACACCGGGAAAAGGCGGTCGTGAAGTACATGGCCTCCCGGTGTATGACACCGTCCGTGAAGCTGTGGCCCTCCATGACACCACGGCCTCGGTCATCTTTGTCCCTGCAGGGGCTGCAGCAGATTCGATCATGGAGGCGGCAGATGCCGGTATCAGTACCATCGTTGCCATCACCGAACATATTCCCGTCCATGATGTGATGCGGGCGGTTGCGTATGCACGGTCCTGCGGTTCGGCAGTAATCGGGCCGAACTGCCCCGGCCTCCTCTCTCCGGGAGAATGTAAACTGGGGATTATGCCGGCGCCACTCTTCAGACGAGGTCCTGTCGGTGTGATATCCCGTAGTGGCACCCTCACGTACGAGGTTGTTGATGAGTTATCGCGTGCAGGCATAGGCCAGAGTACTGTGGTCGGGATTGGTGGTGATCCCGTCATCGGGGAGACCTTCGTCGATTGTATAGAGCGCTTCAGTGCTGATCCTGAGACGAAAGCAGCCATTCTCATCGGGGAGGTAGGCGGTGCACTTGAGATAGAGGGTGCAGAAGCCGCACTCTCGCTTGGCCTCCCTCTTGTCGCATATATTGCAGGTGTTTCCGCACCGAAGGAGAAACGGATGGGCCATGCAGGTGCAATCATTGAAGGGGGTGAAGGGGATGCTGCCTCGAAGATCAGGAGGCTGGAATCAATGGGAATACCTGTGGCTCATCGCCCCTCTGAACTTCCAGGATGTATCTCTGATCTGCTATGA